A region from the Prevotella melaninogenica genome encodes:
- a CDS encoding tyrosine-type recombinase/integrase: protein MSKCKTVTLRKRKIKNGTQYSLCLDYYPGYRDNVTMRVITREALGIYIFAKPANQQERDFNARMMKKAVILRNQRYEAIFNENNGFFDKTKMKGDFLAYFKGLADRKNIKWQHVYKHFQRFVNGKCTFEEVDVDLCRKFMEYLLDAPQSIHTNQKLHINSAAGYWSTFRAVLHTAYRDRKIKENPNGFLDRIECIPTIREHLSQEELIRLAETPCEEEVLKKAFLFACLTGLRKSDIRQLTWQQIQPYTNGRMFVTTRMQKTKEIVHNPISDEAYGLLGERGEGLIFEDFKDKMLQGPLQRWLTAAGITKKITFHCTRHSFGSLHVEMGTDMAVIQAYLGHKNITTTQIYSKIAAQQMCQVVDKITLKRKEA, encoded by the coding sequence ATGAGTAAATGCAAAACAGTTACCTTGCGTAAGCGCAAGATTAAGAACGGGACACAGTATTCACTATGCCTTGACTACTATCCCGGCTACCGTGACAATGTCACCATGAGAGTGATTACACGTGAAGCCTTAGGAATTTACATCTTCGCCAAACCTGCAAACCAGCAGGAACGGGACTTCAACGCACGCATGATGAAGAAAGCGGTCATCCTGCGCAACCAGCGCTACGAAGCCATTTTCAATGAAAACAACGGCTTTTTTGACAAGACCAAGATGAAGGGCGATTTCCTTGCCTATTTCAAAGGACTGGCTGACCGCAAGAATATCAAGTGGCAGCACGTATACAAGCATTTCCAGCGGTTCGTGAACGGCAAATGCACCTTTGAGGAGGTGGATGTGGATTTGTGCCGCAAGTTCATGGAATACCTGCTTGATGCACCCCAATCCATCCACACCAACCAAAAGCTGCACATCAACTCCGCAGCAGGCTATTGGTCAACTTTCCGTGCCGTGCTGCACACCGCCTACCGTGACAGGAAGATAAAGGAGAACCCAAACGGCTTCTTAGACCGCATCGAGTGCATTCCCACCATCAGGGAGCATTTGAGCCAAGAGGAACTGATACGGCTTGCCGAAACACCCTGTGAGGAGGAGGTCTTGAAAAAAGCTTTTCTTTTCGCCTGTCTTACGGGACTGAGAAAGAGCGACATCAGACAGCTCACGTGGCAGCAGATACAACCATACACCAACGGCAGGATGTTCGTTACCACCCGTATGCAGAAAACCAAAGAAATAGTGCATAACCCCATCAGTGATGAAGCCTATGGACTGCTGGGAGAACGGGGCGAGGGACTTATCTTTGAGGATTTCAAGGACAAGATGCTGCAAGGACCACTCCAACGGTGGCTCACGGCAGCAGGGATAACCAAGAAAATCACCTTTCACTGTACCCGCCACAGCTTCGGAAGCCTGCACGTGGAAATGGGAACGGACATGGCTGTCATCCAAGCCTATCTCGGACATAAGAAC